A region of the Cannabis sativa cultivar Pink pepper isolate KNU-18-1 chromosome 3, ASM2916894v1, whole genome shotgun sequence genome:
TCACAAGGTATAGAGCTGTAGATTAAGGTTATGAAaggatttttttcttcataggAGCTGTTTCTTTCTTCACAGTtgggaaatatttttttttttataaaacttgGGTAATTGCTGTACAAATTACGGAAATTTTGAGTTGATTTGGTTGACATTTGTATTGCAAAGGACTTTCCAATTTTCTTTTTACCTCACTATGATAATTTCAAGTCATAAATACTAATAGAATGTtcagatgaaagaaattcatGATTGGTAATTAATAAAACTGAGGTTATATTTCTCATGTGATAGAATGGGGAATCTTGCGGGTTTTGGGGTTGAgagataaaatataaaaataattacaagaaTCTGAAAAATGAGATACTAAATTTAATTTCACTaatattggaaaaaaaaaaaagataattccACTAAGATATAAAACTATATCAACTAAACCTAACATGAAAAGTCGTCACTAAGTAAgtattttcaaacaataattaattcaaattaataataatattcacacaAAAGCCTATTAATTTTCTTTGtgaatcactttttttttttttttttttttgagtgaaattattcttaatattgaataattttctgatatttttggaattttttttgaattatatcagtAATCGTTTGACATGTTAAGTCAAACAATTTTTTGATGTTGAAGTAATTTGCAGATAATATGAAGTAGTAAATTAGTGTTTagtttacaaaaataaagaatgatTTCAATAAATGTATGATATTAAACCAGaataagttcaaaaagtgtagCCTGACACATCCAACACTTGAGTTCAACAGAATTGGAGGAATCAACATGTTTCTTACAATACTTCATGACTTTAGTAAGAATGTTGATGATAGTTATTTGAAATTATATGTATGATTTTTTATAGATTTATTGTCTTTTTTAATGGTCTATTTTATGTGAGAATtgctcatttttcttttttttcactataacatgtatttaaaaggttaattaagatttttgcttCCTGAACTttcacatgtaccaaatcatactTACTGAACTTTGttgaccgttaaaaattctcctaaaCTGTTGAGATTATCGAATTTAAGGACCTTTgtccaatttcattcaattttactaatttagtgattgtttatatactaaatcatactcctcatactttaatatctaccaaatcatgcccatcCTAGTTTGATATGTGCCAAATTATGTTCCTGATTtgttacatgtcaaaatttaagagacaaaaatcttaattagtctatttaaaaatattttttcgtgtgattttttatatttatgatttttttatagtaatttttaagaattttctatgtaaatttattattttgaaatatatatttttaaattatatataaaataaaattaaacttatttgATATGATTTTATtatctaattaatatttatatttataattttaaatttttataaataagtgCAACCTGTTACtagttaataataatataaagattgcaaattgtttttagtttttttttttttttttttttctcttaaatgaatttttaatattttcaaataaatagtaatttttttttctttttttttttttaaatagaggATCACATTTAATTTGCGGATGTGCTCCTATCGAATATTCCAAAAAGAAGTCCCTTCTCTATCTATTATATAGATAAATTTTCTGATATACAAAAAGTTACACTTTTCTATATAAGAAATTTATTTAGAAACCGATTCATCAATTAATGAACACAGATGACAGAAACATTGAACATCAATAATTGACCATTTCCCAACTTGCTTGCCACActcaaacctctctctctctctctctctctctctctctctctgtactCGTATGCATATCATGTAGCCCTGCTGTGCTGCTGCGAATCAAGTATCAATCAACTAGAACAAAACCCAAGATGTAACCCCTTTCTCCTTTGCTTTTTGCATTACATTTCTCTCACAATCTCATTACATACCCCAAGTTGAAAATGGTGTCCTCTGAAAACCAGAAGAAGACTTACCATTCCCTCCTGGCAGCCAAGCTCAGCAACCTCACCATCCCATCTTCTTCCCCACCTACCTCCTCTGCAGCTCAAGACTTCGACTTCAACGATGTCTTCGGTCCCCCAACCCCTTCCACTTCCACATCCAACCCTTTTCATGGGGACCCACAACCACaaccacaacaacaacaacagcaacaaccctATATCATCCACAATCGGTCCCACTCCTTCGTGGGTCCGTCCCCTCGCTACGCCTCTGCTCAAACCCAACAATTCGATTTGGAATtggatgaagaagatgaagaagatgatgatgatgatgaagatggaGAAGAAACCAACCCTGAAAACAGGGACCCAAACGACGTCGTTTGCGGTGAAAAGATCAGCCAGAGTCCGGTGGGGAGTGGGAGTAGTGATGTGAAGATTGGGCCTGGGGATTTTGAGATTATGAGGGTTGTGGGGAAGGGTGCGTTTGGGAAGGTGTTTCAGGTCAGAAAGAAGAATTGTTGTAATGAtgatggtaatggtaatggtaatggtggTGGGGATGGGATCTATGCCATGAAAGTTATGAGGAAAGATACCATTATTAAGAAGAACCATGTTGATTACATGAGAGCTGAGAGGGATATTCTCACCAAAGTTGTTCACCCTTTCATTGTTCCGCTCCGCTATTCTTTTCAGGTACCTCAGTTATCAATACCCATTTCTTAGTTTTGGGTTTTACCCTTCATTTTCAGTTTCACATTTCTTGCTACTTTTTCCATTCAATCAAAATATGATAAAACACAAAACCATAATCGAAGTTTCAAATTTTGATCTTAATCTTAATAACTTATTATGTATGcttcattatttatttttataaattacgtCTCTTGAGGAGCAAGGTCTGTTACTTATATTCTCATATAGACATTTTTTTTGCTTCTTCTTTCAAAGTTATGTCTTTTGCAGGCAAAAGTGTAATAATAGCTCACTAAATTGTGCCAGAACTTCTTTTGTGTTATTATAGACATTAAAAGTTGCACTTGTTGAAATTTACCCGTCATATTGGAGTTATTATTTCATTATATGTTACTGTGTGATTTTGTGAGTATGATCTTTActagttttttttgttctttttgcaCAGACCAAGTCTAAGCTTTATTTGATCCTCGATTTTGTCAATGGAGGCCATCTCTTCTTTCAATTGTACCGCCAGGGTATCTTCAGGTACTTTACTTTTGAAAACTTTGAAGCTTTGATTGTGGTTTTGTGTTATCATATTTTGATTTTGGCTTTCGGTGTCTTGAATAGTGAGGATGATGCAAGGTTTTATACTGCCGAGATAGTGACAGCAGTTTCCCATCTTCATAAATGCGGGATTGTTCATCGGGATCTTAAGCCTGAAAATATTCTCATGGACGCCGACGGACATGTAATGGCCCTGCTCATTAACTCAATTCTGTTTGTAGAAACTTGCAAGGCTTGTTATGATACATAGTTTTCTtgggtttaatttttttttagttttgtgtCAACAACTTGTTTCGTCTCTAATTTGTTTACTTGTTGTGGTACAGATTCTGCTGACTGATTTTGGACTAGCTAAAGAAATCGATGAATCAAGCAGGTCAAATTCAATGTGTGGAACAACAGAATACATGGCTCCAGAAATCTTGCAATCTAAAGGTCACAACAAAGACGCAGATTGGTGGAGTGTCGGAATACTCTTGTATGAGATGCTAACTGGGAAGGTTAGAAAACTCTAAAACATTCTTCCCTTTTGGagttctatatattttatctGTCTTCCACTGTCATTTACTCATTGTTTCTTATTTTTGGACAAGTGTCTACAAATAGTCTGTTGAATTTATAGCTTTCCAATAGGCTGTGAAGTTGGGTTTGAACTTTGTTAGATCGACTTGATTTTTGAGTGTCTTCATACACCAAACATTTGATATGATTATTATTCATCATCTCCTAAGACTTTCCTTTTTCAGTGCATTGTCTCTGTATTGTGTAGTTATTCCTTAAGAGTTCTTTGAATAATGGTCTGCAAACTTTTCTTACCACTACTCCACTAACCTTGTATTTTCAATCCATTTTACTTTCATTATGCAGCCACCATATACCCATGAAAATAGAAAGAAACTTCAAGAGAAAATCATTAAAGAGAAAATGAAACTTCCACCTTATCTTACCAGTGAAGCTCACTCATTACTTAAAGGAGTAAGTATAAACTGTCCTTTCTCAATCCCTTTTTACTTTGCCAAACAAAAACTTCCAACTTGTGGATGAGTACTCTACTCACTCTCTTTATTGCTTCAGTTACTGCAAAAGGAACCATCAAGAAGGTTAGGCAGTGGACCTAGCGGAGGGGACGAGATCAAAGCTCATAAATGGTTTCGAACCATTAACTGGAAGAAATTGGAAGCCAGGGAAATCACACCAAAGTTCAAGCCAGAGGTGAATGGGAAAGATTGTATAGCCAACTTTGACAAGTGCTGGACAGTAATGCCTCTTGTTGATTCACCAGCATCCACACCAACTACAGGTGAGTATTTCCAAGGTTATACTTATGTAGCACCAAACCCTTGGCTCTCATCTGATTCAATTTGATCCTCCCATCAAAAAGAACAGAAgataaaaagatatatatatatatatatatatatatgaaaggggAAATGGGCACATTTGAATAAATTATCTCTCCATATGATTCATTTGTAACATAACTTACCTTAAAAAGTCTTATCATAATTGCTCATGTACATTTTATTCTAGTCTGACTAAGATGGTTAAGGAGTCTTGAAACTTGTTATTCATGAATGCAATCCTTGGGGATTGAACTTTCATGATCAGCACAGATGCTATGCTTGCTTCTTGTTGTATTAgcttttttttgaaaaggttGTTGTATTAGCTTTAACTTGGCAGAAACGTCTTGAAGAGTATTTATCCTTCTTATTCTTTGACCCAAATCAATCAAGTACAGTAGTTATTAGCAGTAGAAGTTAAAGTTGCATCTCTCAAATAAGATGAGATGAAAGATCACTCTTTTCTTTCAACATTTGGTTCTCTTTTTTTGGCCGCCCAACTCTTTTCTTTTGTGCCACAAAAACTCATAAAAGAATTATCTTTATACTTATGCCTTAAGGATTAAGTAGTTGTTCAAATTATATTTGTATTACTAGGACAAAAAGTTCTTTCCCTACCTAACTATTAATCTAGTAGAATTTTGaactttaattttctatttttgttgcatattgtttattttttaagtagGTGCTATGTAACAAATATGATAGACTAATATTGTGTGATTTGAAAGTCCATATAGAAATACGTACACttcaaattaagaaaatatgtatttgtatatttagAGCTAATGTTTACATATTCAGTGATAATAATTTCTATTTTAGCCAGTTCAGATAGTTAAATAAATCATAACTATGCATGTAATCCTTTTCAATTAAAAGAAAAGACTATGCATGTAACCACATTTGCTATAGTTTGGGCAAGTGTTGCCCACAACAAAATTTGAGGACCAAAATTATACAAAGATAACAGttcaggaaaaaaaaacaactatttctgctattcgatattataatcacacttttttttttgttcatctTACCGTTGAGTTAATCAAAATGCCTTTTCAATTTACACCActgttctaaaaaaaataaaaaaaaatcaaaattactttttagagaaaaaaaaattccattttAAGTATGTTAAAAGTAAAATTGAAATGTGTACTAAAAATATGAAATGAATTAACTACGTTAATacattaatttagaaatatttgtttttttctAAATTCGTTTTTATTCGAGGTATGTTCTCAAATCaatatttttccatttttttccttcttctaCCTTATAGCTAATAGAGTTGAACATCAGGCGGGTTAATCAAATTTTAAGTTCGCGAGTTTTGCGTTTAAAAAATTGTTCATGGACCCgatttgtaaaatggtttacgATTTGCGGGTTCAGGTTGACTGGGTTGGTAGGATCAACGTGTTGACCCGATCAACTCTTGGTcaacattttatttttgttatttaatttattttgtttttttatcacCCAAATTCtttatagaaaaagaaaaacatttgaaattcaaagtaGAAGCGTAAATCTAATAatacaaaactaaaaaaatcattCGTCAAACTTGTGTCAAAAtaaattgtgactaaaaatttaaAGTTCATACTGCATACTCAATCCATACATTCGGTACTAGTTATTATCTACTATTGTCCatacatatcatatatatatatatccttaaaaatatctaaattaaaaaaatatttataaatttaaggtATATAAGgcataaatttttataaaataatggtTTGTGTAGGTGTTTTTTCGATACTTGGTAGACTTGATTTTGAATCTGATTTTCCACTTAGCTCtatcttcttttttatttatttatatatatatatatatatatatataaatctactcttttgaaaaaaaatctacAAAGTAATAACATAGGCAGGCCCGATCCGGGCTAAGGCGGACTAAGCCTGTGCTTAGGGCCCACTTTAACCCAGTgtccaaattttttatataacatattttttttatattgaaaaaaaaaatagcattttttgaaaatttttgtaAAAGAGGTCCAATAATACTTACATTTTACTTTAGATAAAACACGTACTTAAATTTTGTTTAAAGCCCATTATTACTTAGGGTCGACCCTAAACATAGAGTATTTGAAGtacaaataacttttttttggaaaaaaacttattattttaataaattatatttaatctataattaattaatacaaattcccacataaaaaaacaaaacacaagAATTATCAAATgtcatataattatttaaatgctaaaatttgttccaatctatataataattttatctgagatttaagtaaaaaaatataatatatattgtttttaaaaattattattttaaattttcagtATAAATTTTAGTTAGCCCaccctaaaattatattctaagtccGCCACTGAATGGTTATACACTAGTAtagtatatacatacatattacGTAACCTTAAGCGTGCTGCGACTGGATTATGTATTGATTTTGCCGAATCAAATAATCCAACCGGTCATGAGTGGCATGAGTATGCACATCGATGGACGCCTCAATTTGCAATGGTAGAGGGTGCAATTCACTTGGTTCAGATACAACATCTTCCTCATCTTCACCTTCTTCACCCTCAGTTGGGTCATTCTCGTTATGAAGCTTGCGAGTCTCTTTTGGAGGAGTGAGGGATGGCTGGGGGAAATCATAGAAATATTTTCGCGAAATCATTTTTGTTGATTGTAATGATATCCCCATCCATAGACTGTGTGCCACGTTGACAGCGCAAGGCTATAATTAGAGCACCATGTGCCATTCTACTTGCGGTTCACATTTGAGAAATGAActtgaaatttctatatatgagGCGGCCAATGTCACAATCTAGCTTGGTCATAATAGCAAACACCACCAAACATCAATCCACAGAAGATACATGCAATGTGGGCAACAACCAAACATTTACGAAGTACACCCGTGCCCTAGCTTGCTCCAACTCTCCATCACCATTTTTTTGAAATCTTTGTGTTCAGTCCAGAAATTAAAAAATCtgaaaggtttgaaacaaatatctTAGACTACAGATGAAAAGACCACACAAGAACAATAATTAGACACAGTCTTTCAATTCATATTAGTAGAAGAATTAGGAAACATATTTAACCACTCTTTATTTTTGAGCACATGCTCAATTCTCGAGTATATTCGGTCCTTAGTATCTTGATTATTAGATTAAGTAAAATGTGATATGGATCTGTGCAATCTGCCAGCCAACCCTAAAGCCAGCAATTGTTCGCGTCTTCTATTTCAGCTCTAGTGATCTGATTAGCCCTACATTTGTCACCATATTCAAATACTGCATTAAAGTTCCCCATTATAAACCACGAATTATCTGGAAACTGAAGCTTAGACAAGCCAATCTAAAGCAACTTTCTCTCTTCTAAGGTATTTGAGCCATAAACAAAAGTAGCACAAAACTCACTCGTATAACAAGCCATCTTAACAAGGAAATGAACATACTGATTTGTTTCTTCTAACACAGAGACTCTAACAAACTTATTCCTCCATATAAGCAGACTTCTATCTTCAACAATCGGACTAGAATGAAAGTTCTAGCCATGGAAATTAGCTAAAATTGCATCAATCATTTTATTACCTACCCCTCATCTTAGTTTCAAGCAAAGCACCAAACCCAATTCTCCTTATTCTACACACATTAATCATAGCCTCTTGCTTTTTATTACTATTAAGGCCTCTAACATTCCACCTTAAGATATTACAATTATCATTAGTTGAACTCTCAGTAACAATGTCACTTTTATCACACCCATGCTGTAAATGCAGAATATCAAAATCATTAAAATTAAGAGTCTTACCTCCTACATCATTCACCAATTGAACACTTCTTACCTTCCATTCTTTTCTCACTTTCCCTCTTCCCTCCAAACTAGCTTCTCCCTTAGAGATAATTTCTCCTTGATCAAAAACCTCATCAACATTAGGAGCTTCTTTCAAATTTTCCTTTGTTATCAATGACTCATTTACCAACTCTGGACTTGCTACATTGTTTCCTGGAGCATCAAATATGAT
Encoded here:
- the LOC115709945 gene encoding serine/threonine-protein kinase AtPK1/AtPK6, whose amino-acid sequence is MVSSENQKKTYHSLLAAKLSNLTIPSSSPPTSSAAQDFDFNDVFGPPTPSTSTSNPFHGDPQPQPQQQQQQQPYIIHNRSHSFVGPSPRYASAQTQQFDLELDEEDEEDDDDDEDGEETNPENRDPNDVVCGEKISQSPVGSGSSDVKIGPGDFEIMRVVGKGAFGKVFQVRKKNCCNDDGNGNGNGGGDGIYAMKVMRKDTIIKKNHVDYMRAERDILTKVVHPFIVPLRYSFQTKSKLYLILDFVNGGHLFFQLYRQGIFSEDDARFYTAEIVTAVSHLHKCGIVHRDLKPENILMDADGHILLTDFGLAKEIDESSRSNSMCGTTEYMAPEILQSKGHNKDADWWSVGILLYEMLTGKPPYTHENRKKLQEKIIKEKMKLPPYLTSEAHSLLKGLLQKEPSRRLGSGPSGGDEIKAHKWFRTINWKKLEAREITPKFKPEVNGKDCIANFDKCWTVMPLVDSPASTPTTGEYFQGYTYVAPNPWLSSDSI